In one Brassica oleracea var. oleracea cultivar TO1000 chromosome C9, BOL, whole genome shotgun sequence genomic region, the following are encoded:
- the LOC106318293 gene encoding ubiquitin carboxyl-terminal hydrolase 12-like isoform X2 gives MTIMTPPPGDVVRLQEDEEMLVPHSDLVDGTAQPMEVSETEAAVSTVENQQPAEDPPTLKFTWTVPNFSRQNTRKHYSEVFVVGGYKWRILIFPKGNNVDHLSMYLDVADAATLPYGKANFITLIFSVFSSASSFRGKLILSFIRQRTQILCWNLIFMYIKKICNTGEILNQ, from the exons ATGACTATAATGACTCCGCCTCCCGGTGAT GTGGTGCGACTG CAGGAGGATGAGGAGATGCTTGTGCCGCATTCAGATTTGGTTGACGGCACTGCTCAGCCCATGGAGG TTTCGGAAACTGAGGCTGCTGTGAGTACTGTGGAGAACCAGCAGCCAGCTGAGGATCCTCCCACTCTGAAATTCACGTGGACTGTCCCAAACTTTTCTAGGCAGAACACCAGGAAGCATTACTCTGAAGTATTTGTCGTTGGAGGATACAAATG GCGCATATTAATTTTCCCGAAAGGGAACAATGTCGACCATTTGTCCATGTACTTAGATGTTGCTGATGCTGCGACTTTGCCTTACGGCAAAGCTAATTTCATTACTCTTATTTTCTCTGTTTTTTCTTCTGCTTCTTCTTTTAGAGGGAAGCTGATTCTTTCATTTATTAGACAGAGAACCCAAATACTTTGCTGGAATTTAATCTTTATGTACATTAAGAAAATCTGCAACACTGGAGAAATATTAAATCAGTAG
- the LOC106318291 gene encoding nucleolin 2-like isoform X2, translating into MEGSATKGMSLLTLNESETKKTRPKNSYIGRILVKGYNTQLSHDDVESSLRKLFSSCGEITDVYIGVLANNTLRSFGFVYFRGEGAVDKALQLSGRDMGGWNVIADPHPFPKDADCCPVVAVQGYDTSLSKTDIKKVLTTHFSSCGEVTEIRIHKRIGAAAVYVYGECAEEKVLGLDGSYIGEHQIIVKLVSARRIYTVHPRRRHRCPFPEG; encoded by the exons ATGGAGGGATCCGCGACCAAA GGGATGAGTCTGCTGACATTGAACGAAAGTGAGACCAAGAAAACCAGACCAAAAAACAG CTACATTGGGAGGATTCTCGTGAAGGGATATAACACTCAGTTGTCCCATGATGACGTGGAAAGCTCGTTGAGGAAACTTTTCTCTTCATGTGGAGAGATCACTGATGTTTACATCGGCGTACTCGCGAATAATACTCTCAGAAG TTTTGGTTTTGTTTATTTTCGCGGAGAAGGCGCAGTGGACAAGGCGTTGCAGCTTAGTGGACGTGACATGGGAGGATGGAATGTCATTGCTGATCCTCATCCGTTTCCGAAAGATGCAGACTG CTGCCCTGTGGTAGCAGTTCAAGGATATGACACTAGTCTTAGTAAGACTGATATCAAGAAAGTGTTGACTACACATTTCTCTTCATGTGGAGAGGTCACCGAAATCCGGATTCACAAGCG CATAGGTGCAGCTGCCGTTTATGTTTATGGAGAATGTGCGGAAGAAAAGGTGTTGGGTCTTGATGGGAGCTACATTGGAGAACACCAAATAATTGTTAAGCTTGTTAGTGCGCGGAGAATATACACCGTCCACCCTCGTCGTCGTCATCGCTGTCCTTTCCCTG AAGGCTAA
- the LOC106318293 gene encoding ubiquitin carboxyl-terminal hydrolase 12-like isoform X4 encodes MTIMTPPPGDQEDEEMLVPHSDLVDGTAQPMEVSETEAAVSTVENQQPAEDPPTLKFTWTVPNFSRQNTRKHYSEVFVVGGYKWRILIFPKGNNVDHLSMYLDVADAATLPYGKANFITLIFSVFSSASSFRGKLILSFIRQRTQILCWNLIFMYIKKICNTGEILNQ; translated from the exons ATGACTATAATGACTCCGCCTCCCGGTGAT CAGGAGGATGAGGAGATGCTTGTGCCGCATTCAGATTTGGTTGACGGCACTGCTCAGCCCATGGAGG TTTCGGAAACTGAGGCTGCTGTGAGTACTGTGGAGAACCAGCAGCCAGCTGAGGATCCTCCCACTCTGAAATTCACGTGGACTGTCCCAAACTTTTCTAGGCAGAACACCAGGAAGCATTACTCTGAAGTATTTGTCGTTGGAGGATACAAATG GCGCATATTAATTTTCCCGAAAGGGAACAATGTCGACCATTTGTCCATGTACTTAGATGTTGCTGATGCTGCGACTTTGCCTTACGGCAAAGCTAATTTCATTACTCTTATTTTCTCTGTTTTTTCTTCTGCTTCTTCTTTTAGAGGGAAGCTGATTCTTTCATTTATTAGACAGAGAACCCAAATACTTTGCTGGAATTTAATCTTTATGTACATTAAGAAAATCTGCAACACTGGAGAAATATTAAATCAGTAG
- the LOC106318291 gene encoding uncharacterized protein LOC106318291 isoform X3, with the protein MEGSATKGMSLLTLNESETKKTRPKNSYIGRILVKGYNTQLSHDDVESSLRKLFSSCGEITDVYIGVLANNTLRSFGFVYFRGEGAVDKALQLSGRDMGGWNVIADPHPFPKDADCIGAAAVYVYGECAEEKVLGLDGSYIGEHQIIVKLVSARRIYTVHPRRRHRCPFPVKKAKMTSEE; encoded by the exons ATGGAGGGATCCGCGACCAAA GGGATGAGTCTGCTGACATTGAACGAAAGTGAGACCAAGAAAACCAGACCAAAAAACAG CTACATTGGGAGGATTCTCGTGAAGGGATATAACACTCAGTTGTCCCATGATGACGTGGAAAGCTCGTTGAGGAAACTTTTCTCTTCATGTGGAGAGATCACTGATGTTTACATCGGCGTACTCGCGAATAATACTCTCAGAAG TTTTGGTTTTGTTTATTTTCGCGGAGAAGGCGCAGTGGACAAGGCGTTGCAGCTTAGTGGACGTGACATGGGAGGATGGAATGTCATTGCTGATCCTCATCCGTTTCCGAAAGATGCAGACTG CATAGGTGCAGCTGCCGTTTATGTTTATGGAGAATGTGCGGAAGAAAAGGTGTTGGGTCTTGATGGGAGCTACATTGGAGAACACCAAATAATTGTTAAGCTTGTTAGTGCGCGGAGAATATACACCGTCCACCCTCGTCGTCGTCATCGCTGTCCTTTCCCTG TTAAGAAGGCTAAGATGACTTCTGAAGAGTAG
- the LOC106318291 gene encoding nucleolin 2-like isoform X1, whose amino-acid sequence MEGSATKGMSLLTLNESETKKTRPKNSYIGRILVKGYNTQLSHDDVESSLRKLFSSCGEITDVYIGVLANNTLRSFGFVYFRGEGAVDKALQLSGRDMGGWNVIADPHPFPKDADCCPVVAVQGYDTSLSKTDIKKVLTTHFSSCGEVTEIRIHKRIGAAAVYVYGECAEEKVLGLDGSYIGEHQIIVKLVSARRIYTVHPRRRHRCPFPVKKAKMTSEE is encoded by the exons ATGGAGGGATCCGCGACCAAA GGGATGAGTCTGCTGACATTGAACGAAAGTGAGACCAAGAAAACCAGACCAAAAAACAG CTACATTGGGAGGATTCTCGTGAAGGGATATAACACTCAGTTGTCCCATGATGACGTGGAAAGCTCGTTGAGGAAACTTTTCTCTTCATGTGGAGAGATCACTGATGTTTACATCGGCGTACTCGCGAATAATACTCTCAGAAG TTTTGGTTTTGTTTATTTTCGCGGAGAAGGCGCAGTGGACAAGGCGTTGCAGCTTAGTGGACGTGACATGGGAGGATGGAATGTCATTGCTGATCCTCATCCGTTTCCGAAAGATGCAGACTG CTGCCCTGTGGTAGCAGTTCAAGGATATGACACTAGTCTTAGTAAGACTGATATCAAGAAAGTGTTGACTACACATTTCTCTTCATGTGGAGAGGTCACCGAAATCCGGATTCACAAGCG CATAGGTGCAGCTGCCGTTTATGTTTATGGAGAATGTGCGGAAGAAAAGGTGTTGGGTCTTGATGGGAGCTACATTGGAGAACACCAAATAATTGTTAAGCTTGTTAGTGCGCGGAGAATATACACCGTCCACCCTCGTCGTCGTCATCGCTGTCCTTTCCCTG TTAAGAAGGCTAAGATGACTTCTGAAGAGTAG
- the LOC106318293 gene encoding ubiquitin carboxyl-terminal hydrolase 12-like isoform X3, with protein sequence MTIMTPPPGDQQEDEEMLVPHSDLVDGTAQPMEVSETEAAVSTVENQQPAEDPPTLKFTWTVPNFSRQNTRKHYSEVFVVGGYKWRILIFPKGNNVDHLSMYLDVADAATLPYGKANFITLIFSVFSSASSFRGKLILSFIRQRTQILCWNLIFMYIKKICNTGEILNQ encoded by the exons ATGACTATAATGACTCCGCCTCCCGGTGAT CAGCAGGAGGATGAGGAGATGCTTGTGCCGCATTCAGATTTGGTTGACGGCACTGCTCAGCCCATGGAGG TTTCGGAAACTGAGGCTGCTGTGAGTACTGTGGAGAACCAGCAGCCAGCTGAGGATCCTCCCACTCTGAAATTCACGTGGACTGTCCCAAACTTTTCTAGGCAGAACACCAGGAAGCATTACTCTGAAGTATTTGTCGTTGGAGGATACAAATG GCGCATATTAATTTTCCCGAAAGGGAACAATGTCGACCATTTGTCCATGTACTTAGATGTTGCTGATGCTGCGACTTTGCCTTACGGCAAAGCTAATTTCATTACTCTTATTTTCTCTGTTTTTTCTTCTGCTTCTTCTTTTAGAGGGAAGCTGATTCTTTCATTTATTAGACAGAGAACCCAAATACTTTGCTGGAATTTAATCTTTATGTACATTAAGAAAATCTGCAACACTGGAGAAATATTAAATCAGTAG
- the LOC106318293 gene encoding ubiquitin carboxyl-terminal hydrolase 12-like isoform X1, which yields MTIMTPPPGDVVRLQQEDEEMLVPHSDLVDGTAQPMEVSETEAAVSTVENQQPAEDPPTLKFTWTVPNFSRQNTRKHYSEVFVVGGYKWRILIFPKGNNVDHLSMYLDVADAATLPYGKANFITLIFSVFSSASSFRGKLILSFIRQRTQILCWNLIFMYIKKICNTGEILNQ from the exons ATGACTATAATGACTCCGCCTCCCGGTGAT GTGGTGCGACTG CAGCAGGAGGATGAGGAGATGCTTGTGCCGCATTCAGATTTGGTTGACGGCACTGCTCAGCCCATGGAGG TTTCGGAAACTGAGGCTGCTGTGAGTACTGTGGAGAACCAGCAGCCAGCTGAGGATCCTCCCACTCTGAAATTCACGTGGACTGTCCCAAACTTTTCTAGGCAGAACACCAGGAAGCATTACTCTGAAGTATTTGTCGTTGGAGGATACAAATG GCGCATATTAATTTTCCCGAAAGGGAACAATGTCGACCATTTGTCCATGTACTTAGATGTTGCTGATGCTGCGACTTTGCCTTACGGCAAAGCTAATTTCATTACTCTTATTTTCTCTGTTTTTTCTTCTGCTTCTTCTTTTAGAGGGAAGCTGATTCTTTCATTTATTAGACAGAGAACCCAAATACTTTGCTGGAATTTAATCTTTATGTACATTAAGAAAATCTGCAACACTGGAGAAATATTAAATCAGTAG